A DNA window from Bacteroides cellulosilyticus contains the following coding sequences:
- a CDS encoding prephenate dehydratase codes for MKRIAIQGTLGSYHDIAAHKYFEGEEIELICCATFEDVFAAVKKDSKTIGMLAIENTIAGSLLHNNELLRQSGTQIIGEYKLRISHSFVCLPDEDWNDLTEVNSHPIALMQCREFLAQHPKMKVVEAEDTALSAEIIKRENLKGHAAICSKAAAERYGMKVLQEGIETNKHNFTRFLVVADPWQVDEIRRHPHPETNKASMVFTLPHTEGSLSQVLSILSFYSINLTKIQSLPIIGREWEYQFYVDIVFDNLLRYKQSIAAITPLTKELKILGEYADGKSNI; via the coding sequence ATGAAAAGAATAGCCATTCAAGGAACATTAGGGTCGTATCACGACATCGCTGCACACAAGTACTTCGAAGGAGAAGAAATAGAGTTAATCTGTTGCGCTACTTTTGAGGACGTGTTTGCAGCCGTGAAGAAGGACAGCAAGACCATAGGAATGTTGGCAATAGAGAATACCATTGCAGGTAGTCTGTTGCACAACAACGAGTTGCTGCGGCAGAGCGGGACACAAATCATAGGCGAATACAAACTACGCATATCACACAGTTTTGTCTGCCTGCCCGATGAGGACTGGAACGATCTGACGGAAGTCAACTCCCACCCCATCGCACTGATGCAATGCCGCGAGTTCCTTGCCCAACACCCGAAAATGAAAGTAGTGGAAGCGGAAGACACCGCCCTCAGCGCCGAAATCATCAAGCGGGAGAACCTGAAAGGACACGCCGCCATTTGCTCCAAGGCCGCTGCCGAGCGTTACGGCATGAAGGTGTTGCAGGAAGGCATCGAAACAAACAAGCACAACTTCACCCGTTTTCTGGTAGTTGCCGATCCTTGGCAAGTAGACGAAATACGCCGCCATCCGCACCCGGAGACCAACAAGGCAAGCATGGTATTCACACTGCCCCACACGGAAGGGAGCCTCTCGCAAGTACTGTCCATCCTTTCATTCTACAGCATCAACCTGACCAAGATACAGTCGCTGCCCATCATCGGACGGGAATGGGAATACCAATTTTACGTAGACATTGTTTTCGACAACCTACTGAGATATAAACAATCCATCGCGGCCATCACACCGCTAACCAAAGAACTTAAAATATTAGGCGAATATGCAGACGGAAAATCAAACATCTAA
- a CDS encoding pyridoxal phosphate-dependent aminotransferase: MQTENQTSKIKPADRLASVSEYYFSKKLKEVAQMNAEGKDVISLGIGSPDMPPSETTIQTLCREAQNPDGHGYMPYVGIPELRRSFAAWYKKWYGVELNPNTEIQPLIGSKEGILHVTLAFVNPGEQVLVPNPGYPTYTSLSKILGAEVINYNLKEESGWMPDFDELEKMDMSRVKLMWTNYPNMPTGANATPELYAKLVDFARRKDIVIVNDNPYSFILNDHPLSILSVPGAKECCIEFNSMSKSHNMPGWRIGMLASNADFVQWILKVKSNIDSGMFRAMQLAAANALEAEQEWYDGNNKNYRNRRHLAGEIMHALGCTYDEKQVGMFLWGKIPDSCADVEELTEKVLHNARVFITPGFIFGSNGKRYIRISLCCKDHKLEEALKRIREMK; encoded by the coding sequence ATGCAGACGGAAAATCAAACATCTAAGATCAAGCCCGCCGACCGGTTGGCCAGCGTGAGCGAATACTACTTCTCCAAGAAGTTGAAAGAGGTGGCACAAATGAATGCCGAAGGAAAAGACGTAATCAGCCTCGGAATCGGCAGCCCCGACATGCCTCCCTCGGAAACAACCATACAGACCCTGTGCCGCGAAGCTCAAAACCCTGACGGACACGGCTATATGCCCTATGTAGGCATCCCCGAACTCCGCCGCAGCTTTGCCGCCTGGTATAAAAAATGGTACGGTGTGGAGTTGAATCCTAATACCGAGATACAGCCGCTCATCGGTTCGAAAGAAGGTATCCTGCACGTCACACTCGCCTTCGTCAATCCAGGCGAACAGGTACTAGTCCCCAATCCGGGCTACCCCACTTATACTTCATTGAGCAAGATACTGGGCGCGGAAGTCATCAACTACAACCTGAAAGAGGAAAGCGGCTGGATGCCCGACTTCGACGAACTGGAAAAGATGGACATGAGCCGCGTAAAACTGATGTGGACCAACTATCCGAACATGCCGACCGGAGCCAACGCCACCCCGGAACTTTATGCAAAACTGGTAGATTTTGCACGCCGTAAGGACATCGTGATTGTAAACGATAACCCGTACAGCTTCATCCTAAACGACCACCCCCTCAGCATTCTCAGTGTGCCGGGCGCCAAGGAGTGTTGCATCGAGTTCAACTCCATGAGCAAGAGCCACAATATGCCGGGCTGGCGTATCGGTATGCTGGCAAGCAACGCCGACTTTGTGCAATGGATACTGAAAGTGAAGAGCAACATCGACAGCGGTATGTTCCGCGCCATGCAACTGGCTGCCGCCAACGCCTTGGAAGCCGAACAGGAATGGTACGACGGAAATAACAAGAACTATCGCAACCGCCGCCATCTGGCAGGGGAAATCATGCATGCACTGGGATGTACATACGATGAAAAACAGGTAGGTATGTTCCTCTGGGGAAAAATTCCCGATAGCTGTGCCGACGTGGAAGAACTGACCGAAAAGGTGTTGCACAACGCACGCGTGTTCATCACACCGGGATTTATCTTCGGAAGTAACGGAAAACGGTATATCCGCATCTCGCTTTGCTGCAAAGACCATAAATTGGAAGAAGCATTGAAACGCATCAGGGAGATGAAGTAA
- a CDS encoding bifunctional 3-deoxy-7-phosphoheptulonate synthase/chorismate mutase type II has protein sequence MELELESILLPGIEDKRPMVIAGPCSAETEEQVMCTAKQLAEKGMKIFRAGIWKPRTKPGGFEGVGVDGLAWLKEVKKETGMYVSTEVATSKHVYECLKAGIDILWIGARTTANPFAMQEIADALKGVDIPVFVKNPVNPDLELWIGALERINNAGLKRLAAIHRGFSSYDKKLYRNLPQWHIPIELRRRIPNLPIICDPSHIGGKRELIAPLCQQAMDLGFNGLIIESHCNPDCAWSDASQQVTPDVLDYILNLLVIRKETQTTENLSELRKQIDECDNNLMQELAKRMRVAREIGTFKKEHDMTILQTGRYNEILDKRGSQGVLLGVDSEFIKKVFELIHEESVRQQMEIINK, from the coding sequence ATGGAACTTGAATTAGAATCGATTTTGCTGCCGGGTATTGAGGACAAACGTCCCATGGTAATTGCAGGTCCTTGCAGCGCCGAGACAGAAGAACAAGTAATGTGCACCGCCAAGCAACTGGCCGAAAAGGGAATGAAGATATTCCGTGCAGGAATCTGGAAACCGCGTACCAAACCGGGTGGTTTCGAAGGTGTAGGCGTAGACGGTCTGGCATGGCTGAAAGAGGTGAAGAAAGAAACCGGAATGTACGTTTCTACCGAAGTAGCCACTTCGAAGCATGTATACGAGTGTCTGAAAGCAGGTATCGATATCCTTTGGATTGGCGCACGCACCACTGCCAACCCGTTTGCCATGCAGGAAATTGCCGATGCACTGAAGGGTGTGGATATTCCTGTGTTTGTGAAGAACCCGGTAAACCCGGATCTGGAACTCTGGATCGGTGCCCTGGAGCGTATCAACAATGCCGGTCTGAAACGCCTGGCAGCCATCCACCGCGGTTTCAGCAGTTACGACAAGAAGTTGTACCGCAATCTGCCGCAATGGCATATCCCCATCGAGTTGCGTCGTCGCATCCCGAACCTGCCGATCATCTGCGACCCCAGCCACATCGGTGGTAAGCGCGAACTCATCGCACCGCTTTGCCAGCAGGCGATGGACCTCGGTTTCAACGGTCTGATTATCGAAAGCCACTGCAACCCCGACTGCGCATGGAGCGATGCTTCGCAGCAAGTGACTCCGGACGTACTGGATTACATCCTGAACCTACTCGTCATCCGTAAAGAGACCCAGACCACGGAAAACCTCAGCGAACTGCGCAAGCAGATTGACGAATGCGACAACAACCTGATGCAGGAACTTGCCAAGCGTATGCGTGTGGCACGTGAAATCGGTACGTTCAAGAAAGAACATGATATGACGATCCTGCAAACGGGACGTTATAATGAAATTCTGGACAAACGCGGTTCACAAGGTGTGCTTCTGGGCGTGGATTCGGAATTTATCAAGAAGGTATTCGAGCTGATACACGAGGAGAGTGTGAGGCAACAAATGGAAATAATTAATAAGTGA